The proteins below come from a single Candidatus Tectomicrobia bacterium genomic window:
- a CDS encoding isoamylase early set domain-containing protein gives MIRKERVKGSGKVRVTFVLPKDQPHGKVSVVGDFNGWEPNKTPLVRRANQAYSAAITLEAGRRYAFRYITGKGIWLDEPEADAREPNGFGGENCVVVT, from the coding sequence ATGATACGCAAAGAGAGGGTGAAGGGGAGCGGGAAGGTGCGGGTGACGTTCGTCCTGCCGAAGGACCAGCCGCACGGGAAGGTCTCGGTCGTGGGGGACTTCAACGGCTGGGAGCCCAACAAGACGCCGCTGGTGCGGCGGGCGAACCAGGCCTACAGCGCGGCGATCACGCTGGAGGCGGGCCGGCGCTACGCCTTCCGCTACATCACCGGGAAGGGCATCTGGCTCGACGAGCCGGAGGCCGACGCCCGCGAGCCCAACGGCTTCGGCGGCGAGAACTGCGTGGTGGTGACGTGA